ACGGTGCATGTCGGCGCTCACCCAATAGGCGAGACCGGTGGCCATGGTGTGCACGTAGTCCCACGTGGCGCCCTGATCCCAGGTGATGGCAAAGCCGGCGTCTGCGCCGCGCAGAATGTGATCGCTGTTGGCGGGATCAATCCAGAACGCGTGCTGATCGACCATCTCGTTGCCGCTGCCCAGCCCCTCGTCGATGGGCGCAAACGTCTTGCCGCCATCCAGTGACTTGGCGGCGCGCACATTGGCCAGGTACACGGTTTTGTCGTTGGTGGGATCGACGCGAATGTTACTGAAATACATGGGACGGCCGTTGCAATTGCTCACCAGCGTCCACGTCTTGCCCTTGTTCTCGCTGCGATACAATCCCGGCCGATGACGGCTGAGTGGCGGCACCTTGCGCGTGGAGTCGGCGGGCGCCGGAGCGCCCGGCAATCCACCGCCAAACCCTTTGCTCTCGCTGCCATTACTGCACCAGTCGTATCCGCCACGCCCGCCACCGCCACCACCCGCGCCGCCCAGCACCACCGAGATGGAGTCGGCGCCGTCGTTTTCAATCTGCGCGTACACCACCTTGGGATTGGAGCGCGCGACATCCACCGCAATGCGCCCGTACGTGCCCGGCGGCAGCCCGCCGTCGGTGAGCTTGCTCCACGACTTGCCGCCGTTTTCGGTTTTCCAGAGTGCGCTACCGGGGCCGCCGCCATTGAAGCAGCATCCGGTGCGACGACGCTGATAGCTGGCCGCGTACATCACGCTGGAGTTGCCGGGGTCCATCACCAGGTCGGTGAAGCCCGTGTTCTCGTCGATGAACTTGATGTTGTTCCAGCTCTTGCCACCGTCGGTGGTTTTATAGATGCCGCGTTCGCGGTTGGGCCCGAACAGGTGTCCGGGTGACACGACATACACGGTGTTCGTGTTGCGCGGATCGATCACGATGCGCGCGATGGTCTGTGTTTCGCGCAGACCGATGTGCGTGAAGCTCTTGCCGCCATCGGTGGACTTGTACATCCCGTCACCGAACGTCGATGTCTGCCGGTTATTGGGTTCACCGGTGCCCACGTACACGACGTTCGGATTAGACTGGTCGACAGCAATGTCGCCGATACTGGCGCTGCTGTAACGCTCGAAGATGGGCGTGAAGCTGGTGCCCGCATTCGTGGACTTGAACACGCCGCCCGCGGCGTAGCCGATGAAGATGATGCGCGGGTCCTTTTCGTAGACCGCGATGTCATCCACGCGACCGCCCATGCTGGCCGGCCCGATTGAACGGAACCGGAACGGCGCGAGCACGGGATTCGTGCTGCGGTTCACGTCGGCAGTATCGCGCTTTCGGAAGTTGGACTGGGCGCCGACGGTGCCGAGTGGCGCCAGCAGGGTCAGCGCAGCGAGGGCGGAAAGGCGGGCAGGGAAGCGCACGAACGAGCTCCAATTGAGGGTGCCGGAATCTGTGGCCGAATGGTGCACGCGGCGAGGGGGGGGGATTGAGACGGGAGACGGGAGACGGAAGACGGGAGACGTCCAGCGAACCGGATGTCTCCCGTCTTCCTTCTCCCGTCTCCCGTCTTAAAACACCAATGTGGGCCCTATTTCATCCCCGCTTTCTGCAGCGCGCCCACCCCTCCCACAATCGGAATCGAGAAGCTCGACTTCGCCAGATCAATGGTCAGCTCCGCACCAGCCTTCGGCCACAGCGTGAATTCGCGATCGCTGGACATGATCATCACGGCCAACTGCTTGCCGGCAGGCACAAACTCGTCATCGGGTTCGAGATCAAACGTAAGATCGTAGAACTTGCCCGGCGACAGCGCCTTCCCGGACTTCTTGGAGGCGTACACACCGCCCTTCTTGAGCGACTTGGCGTTCTGGATGTCGGCCCATCCGTGCGTGATGCTGCCCACGTGACTTTGCGATCCGGCGCGCGCCGAATCGTACGGCAGCATCACCAACCACACACTCAGGTTGGCCGCCTTCACGCTGGAGGCCACACGCAGCGTGACGCGCGCGGTGCCGGAGATGTGCACGGTATCGGTGAGCACCGGTGTGGCGTACAGCAGTCGATTCGGTGACTGCGCCGCACTGGCCAACGCACTGCCGCTGAATGCCACATCGTCCACAAGCTTCTCGTTGCCGGTGCCACTGGAGGCGTACGACAGCGCGCCGATGCTCGATCCACCGGCCAATGGGCGAAGCGTCACCGGCACCGAACCCGGCACCGGGAACGAGGCGAATGGCGTGGGTGGTGTGCTCACTCGGCCGCGACCCGGTGCCGCGGCCACCGCGCCGGGTGCCTGGGCGCTGGCGTCCTGCACAATCCACGCGGAGGCATCGTTCTGCACGCCATTGTCCACGCCGTACAGATAGTGGCTGAACCACCGGTTGAGCATGTCTGCCGGCGGGTTGCCGCCATGGCCGCCCTGATGCAGGTAGATGGACACCGGCAGTCCGCGCGCCTTCATCTCGTTGTAGATGCGCACGCTGTGATCGGGCGTGACGTTGTAGTCGTTGAGTCCATGCGCCAGCAGCACGGCCGCCTTGATGTTCTTCACATGCGGCAACAGATCGCGCGACGCCCAGAAATCGTTGAAGTCGCCGGTGGCGCGATCCTGACCCTTTGGTCCCGCCATAATGCCGTCGCGCCAGATGGAGTCGCACTTCGCGCGCACGGTGGGCTCGCCGCTCACGATGAAGTCGTACAGCACGTCCACGTCTTCACCCAGATAACCACCGGGCGAGCGCACCAGGCCATTCGCGCGATAGTAGTGGTAGTACGAGGTGTTCGGCGACACCGGCACCACCACCTCAAGACCCTTCACGCCCGAGGTGGCTGCGGCCAATGGCAGCGTGCCCTCGTACGACGTGCCGATCATCCCGACTTTCCCGGTGGACCAGCTGGTCGCGCTCACTTCGTCGCCGCCCGTTGGCGTGGTATAACCCTTGGCGCTGCCGTTGAGCCAGTCGATGACAAACTTCATTGGCGCGCGTTCCGGGTAGTCACCAACGGTAGCGCAGCCCTGTGACAAGCCCGTACCCGTGGCCGACGAGTGTACCACGGCAAAACCGCGCGGCACCCACTCGTTTACCAGCGCGTTGGAAATGCGATGACGGTCGGGCTGATACTGTGGCGGAACCAACGGCCGTCGCTTGGGTGACGGTTCGCCCAGTTCCTGCTTCACATCCCAGTTGGAATCGTCGCGAGATGTGCCGGCGAAGTACGGGCTTGAGCCGTACAGGATGGACACCTTGAGACCGTCAGTGGCCGTCTGACCCGGACGCGTGACGTCCACGTGCACACGGTCCTTCTTGCCGTCGCGATCGGTGTCGAGGTCAGTCTCCACCCAGAGATCCTGACGAATCCACTTCGTGGTGTCCTGGAATGCCGGGACGACCTGCGCCATCCCGTTTGCGAAGACGGGTGCGGCGGGCATGCCAGAGGCGGGCGGCGCAGGTTGCGCCGACGCGAGTTGCGCCGAGGTGAGGTGCGCGGGAAGCAGAACGGCGAACGCTACGGCGAAACGGGAAGTGACAAGCACGATGGGGCTCCACAGAGAGTGTCCAGCAAATCTGGCGTCGTGAACTGAAAAAACGAACTGGTTGGGCCCGACGGCAACGACCTACCGAGCCGTCCCACCCTTGTTCACCTGCCCCAGCCCGTCCGTCATCCACTTGGGGGCCGGCTTGTCCATCAGGTAGTGATCGAAAAACTGCTTCATCCGAATGGTGAAGTACTTCTGATTATCCCGATTGGTGAGGTTGTGCGCTTCGCCGGGATACGACAACAGGATCACCTGCTTTCCGTTCTGTCGCGCCGCATTGAAGAACTGCAGCCCTTCCACATAGTCCACCGCGCCGTCTTCCATCCCCTGCAGGATCATCAGCGGCGTGTTGATCTTGCGCACATGAAAGATGGGCGACTGATCTTCGTACAAGTCGTGCGCGTTCCACGGCGTGACGTTGGCACCCATGCGCACCTGGCCCACCGTGGTGATGCCCTGCTGTACCGTGCCTGAGCTCTTGTACAACTCATCGTAAAAGCTGATGAGATTGGTCGGCGGCGCACCGGTGACGACCGCCGCAAACATGTTGGTCTGCGTGACGATATACGACGACTGATAGCCGCTCCAGCTGTGGCCGTGCAATCCGATGCGCTTGGGATCGGCGTATCCCAGCTCGATGACTTTCTTCACCGCACTCGTCATGCAATCCAGTGCGGACGAACCCGGTTTGCCGATTTCGTACACCATATCCGGCTGAAACACGAGATAGCCGTTGCTGGCGTACGTGGAGAGCTGCGGACTGTTGCTGTACCCCGGCGTGGAGAAATTGTTGTGCGTGTTGGACATGATCTCGTAGAACTCCACGAGCATCGGATACTTCTTGCCCGGCTGATAGTCGGGCGGCAGCATCAGCGTGCCCTGCAACTTCTTCCCCTTGGACGTGGTGTAGTCAATCAGCACCTTCTTGCTGGCCCAGGTGTATTCGGCCAGAATCGGATTCGCGTCGGTCACCTTGCGTGGCGATGCAAACGCCGTGGTGGACACCCAATAGTCCGGGAACTCGGCGAAGTCCTGTTGCGTGTACAGAATGCGATCCGCACTGTCGGCCTTCGTCACACCACCAATGTTCTTGTCCGCCCAGATGCTTGGCGTAGGTGCCTGTCCGGCCGTCACCTTCCAGTAGCCTGACTTCTTGGTGCGATCGCCGTAGGCCGAGAGCATCACCGGCTGGCTGAGATCGACGCCGTCGTCATCGGCGGTGCCGGCGCCACCGAAGCCACCCCCGCCCCCGCGACCGCCGCCGCCCGCCGGTGCATCAAGGCGCACGACACGGAACTGCACGGCCTGCGCGCGTCCAACACCCTGCGTGAGGTTCGTGGCCTTGCCACCATCCAGCGGCACCTGCCACACATCGAACTTGTCGTACAGCAACACCGACTTCCCGTCCTTCGACCACCCGCCCACGCCCCAGATAGGCTTCTCGTAGGCATGGTCGTCATCCTCATTCACATAACTCCTGCCGGGAATCGACGAGGCATCGAGCACCACCGAGTTGGCATTTTCCAGGTTGAACGCGCGCACCTGCTTGTCCTTGAGGTACAAAAACCAGCGCGAGTTGGGCGACGTGCCGTAGGTGCGTGACAGCCCCTTGTCGATGAGTGTACGGGCGCCGCTGGCGGCATCGACTTTGTACAGGTCGGCGCGACTGCCGCCCCAGGCCACCTCGCCGCGATAGGCGAAATCGTCACGACCCACGCCCACGCTGGAATTTGCCGCCATCGTCACCGTGCGCATGCTGTCGTTGCCCAGGCGCACGAACGCGCCGGTCTCCAGGAGATACACGGCGGGGATGGTGGCGCGACGCAGTTGCGTCAGCTGCACAATTTGCTGTGACTGCGGCATCGCGTCCTTCCAGTGCCAGACATCCACGTTGGCCTTGGTGGAATCCGCGGCGGGAATCTCGGGCTCCTGTTCCTTGATGCCCACGAACACGCGCGATCCATCCTTGCTGAAGCGCGGCGCGGTGTACTCGCTGAGTACCATGCCCTTCGGGAAGGACGTCGCCTTTGCGGGATCAAAGGCCAGTGCCTTCACATTGCCGGTGCCGAACCCGCTCCACGTGAGCAGCGCATTGCTCTTCTGCTTCATGTCCTTGACCTTGTCCCCGCGCAACACGGCGAGACGTCCGCCAGTGGTGCTCCAGGTGAGCTGATCGTAGTCGGCCGACAGGGCATCCAACTGCCGCGTGTCACCGGTTGCTGGATCCAGCAGATACACGCCGTTCCCAAGTCGCTCGGCGGCATCCACCGTGTACGCCAGCATCTTGCCGCTGTCGTCAAACTCAAACTGGTTGGCACTGCCGACCAGCCGATTGGTGCCGGTGGCGAGATCACGCACGATGAGATCGGCGCCGTTGTGTTTGGCGTCGGCCTGCGCCTTGTTGAGTCGCGTGGCCAGCCACTTGGAGTTCGCCGAGAATTTCCAGGAACTCGCGTTCGCGATGGACGTCTTTTCGCCGGTGGCGACGTTGAGCAACTCGAGATGCCCCGGGGTAACGGCCGCCGGCGTTGTCCCGCGACCCGCGGCAGGTGGTGCCCCACCGCCTCGACCACCACGCCCGGCCGTGCGATCGGGCGGATTCACGAAGTAGGTGATCCACCGTGAGTCATTGGAGAATTGCGGGGCGTTGCCACCACCACCGCCGCGTCCGCCTCCACCACCGGCGCGCCCCGCACCACCGCCGGCAGTTCCCAACGACATGGAATACACCTTGTCGCCATCCAGCGACTTCACATGCAGCGTGGGCTCACCGTCGTTGGGCGTGTAGGTGAACGTCGTCCACTTGCCGTCATTGGAGATGGACGCGGCATTGATGCGATTCCAGCGCCCGTAGTCTTCCAGATTCAGCACTTTGCGCGCCGTGCCGCCGGCGCCATTCGCAGACGGTGCGGCGGCGGCTTTGCCGGAACTCGGCTGTGCCGACAGACGTGAATGAGGCAGCAGGACGGCGACCGTGGCGACGAGGCCCGCGACGGCCCTCAGGAGCGGCACACGAATGGTGAACATGGGCGGTTCTCTGGAAGAGGAGGATTGAACACGGAAAATGTGGCATGCCGGGAGGCGGGGGGCCATACTTGGCCATGCCTGTCCTCCGCGTTTCCATTGGCCTGGCCGAATTTCTCGCAGTGCTGGCCTTGGTAATGACCACGCCCATTGCCGCGCAGGATCAGCCGGATCGCGGCGTGCTGCAACTGTCGGTGGTTGACGCGCGCACTGATGCGCCGCTGGCGTACGCCGTGGTGGGGATCGCCCAGGCCAATGTCGAACGCTTTACCGATGGACGCGGCCGTCTGGCCGTGCCGGCACTGTCACCAGGTGTGTATCAGGTGACAGTCCGTCGACTGGGATTCGTGCCCTATCGCGTGCAAGTGAGCGTCACACCGGGCGCGCCAACGGTGCTTGAGGTGCGAATGTCACGCGTCCCGCAACAGTTGACCCGCGTACGGGTTGTTGCGGCCAGCTACTGCACCAGTCCCGGCGCTCCCGACGCGGTGCGAGACCCCGAGGTGTTCACGCTGGTGTCGCTATTGCGGGAGAATGCCGATCGGTATCGACTGCTGGCGTATCAGTATCCGTTCGTGTCCATGCACGCGCGCGCGCTGGGCGAGGTGCGCGACGATGCGCTGTTCATCCAGAACGTGGACATCCAGCCGATTCCCAGCAAGACGCGCGTGGAGTATCGGGCGGGCAGCGTGGTGCGTCGCCGGGGGAATCAGTACAGCATGGGGCTCCCGACCATTCTCGATTTGGCGGATGACGGCTTCGCGCGCACGCACTGCTTCTTCTACGGCGGTGCCACACCGCAAACCACGGTGACGGGCGAGGAGACGTGGTACCGACTGGATGTGCGTGCCGACGACAAGATGGACACGCCGGATGTGCACGGTGCGTTCTACCTGGACAGCGCCACGTCACAGCTGCGCAAGATGGATCTCGAGCTCAGTCGGCCCGATAAACTGCCACGACAACTCGCCACGATCGCCACCGTGCACGTGTCCACGGGATTCGTGGAGATTGCCAGCGGCCTGTCGGTGATTCAGACGGTCTGCGCGGTCACGCGACTTCGCCCCAGCGACAAGGCGGCCGATTCCGCCAGCCGCGCCGTCCTGCCAACCGAACTGCAGCAATTGACCAGCTACGTGTTCACGACACCGCCACCCGATGTGCCGACCAAGCAAAGTTTCGAAGCACCCGAGTGGCGGTCGCAAACGTACATGTCGCGCAAGGCGATCTGGTGCGAAGAGTAGCCGCCGTCGTCACCGCGGCGGCGTACTCTTGGAGGGCTTGGCGCGCGGATGCACGGTTGGCAGCGGGGTCGCCGAAGTTGAGACGCTCGCCGAGTTCCGAGCTGCTGCGGTCTGCTCGCCCGACTTGGCCGCGCTGTTCTTGGCGCGCGTGCTGGCCGCCACCTTGGCTTTGGGGTGGCGCGCCAGATGCGAATCGAGCGAGGCCACCGGCAGGGTGGGCTGCACGGGTGGCTGAGCGGGTTGCGCCAGTGCGATCAGCAACGGCGCCGCGATGTAGAGCATGGTCTTCACTTGTTGTCTCCTTTGCCGGCGATCCAGGCGCTCGTCCGAGCGACGCTGTCCACCTGGGCAGCCAGGGTTTTCAGGTAAGTCGGGGCGCCCATGCAACCCGCTTCGAGATGGACCGATTTGAGCGTGGCACCAATCGGCGTGGACAACACCAACTGCGGACCGTCGGTGAAGTACTGCCCGCAATTGGCGCTCCCTCCCACGTACGCAGTGTCCGCCGATGCAAAGCCCGCATCCAGCAACCGCTTCCGCAGCGCGCCCACATCGGCCGCCGCCACCGTCGCCTTCTGCGCGCCCAACGACGCGACGTTTTTAAGCCCAACGAAATGCACCGCGCCGTCATCGAACAGCTCCACCGTGTACTCCGGGCAGCGCCCGTAACACGGGCCGCGTTCCAGTCGCAACGCCAGCGCCCCTGACGCACTCGCCCCGTTGGCGGCTGCGGATTTGTCGGCCCCGGCGCGCGACCGGCAGGACAGGGCCACAACCGCAATCAGCAGCACAGCGCGCATCGACACTCCGGTTCGCGTGATCATTTACGGATGGCTCCGGTGATGGGGTCAACGGTGGCACGGGTACTCTTGACACCATCGGACAGCAGCAACTCCACCCGATCGGCCGGGCCAAACTGCGACAACTCGGCGGTGCCGTTGCGCAGCAT
The nucleotide sequence above comes from Gemmatimonadaceae bacterium. Encoded proteins:
- a CDS encoding S9 family peptidase, with protein sequence MFTIRVPLLRAVAGLVATVAVLLPHSRLSAQPSSGKAAAAPSANGAGGTARKVLNLEDYGRWNRINAASISNDGKWTTFTYTPNDGEPTLHVKSLDGDKVYSMSLGTAGGGAGRAGGGGGRGGGGGNAPQFSNDSRWITYFVNPPDRTAGRGGRGGGAPPAAGRGTTPAAVTPGHLELLNVATGEKTSIANASSWKFSANSKWLATRLNKAQADAKHNGADLIVRDLATGTNRLVGSANQFEFDDSGKMLAYTVDAAERLGNGVYLLDPATGDTRQLDALSADYDQLTWSTTGGRLAVLRGDKVKDMKQKSNALLTWSGFGTGNVKALAFDPAKATSFPKGMVLSEYTAPRFSKDGSRVFVGIKEQEPEIPAADSTKANVDVWHWKDAMPQSQQIVQLTQLRRATIPAVYLLETGAFVRLGNDSMRTVTMAANSSVGVGRDDFAYRGEVAWGGSRADLYKVDAASGARTLIDKGLSRTYGTSPNSRWFLYLKDKQVRAFNLENANSVVLDASSIPGRSYVNEDDDHAYEKPIWGVGGWSKDGKSVLLYDKFDVWQVPLDGGKATNLTQGVGRAQAVQFRVVRLDAPAGGGGRGGGGGFGGAGTADDDGVDLSQPVMLSAYGDRTKKSGYWKVTAGQAPTPSIWADKNIGGVTKADSADRILYTQQDFAEFPDYWVSTTAFASPRKVTDANPILAEYTWASKKVLIDYTTSKGKKLQGTLMLPPDYQPGKKYPMLVEFYEIMSNTHNNFSTPGYSNSPQLSTYASNGYLVFQPDMVYEIGKPGSSALDCMTSAVKKVIELGYADPKRIGLHGHSWSGYQSSYIVTQTNMFAAVVTGAPPTNLISFYDELYKSSGTVQQGITTVGQVRMGANVTPWNAHDLYEDQSPIFHVRKINTPLMILQGMEDGAVDYVEGLQFFNAARQNGKQVILLSYPGEAHNLTNRDNQKYFTIRMKQFFDHYLMDKPAPKWMTDGLGQVNKGGTAR
- a CDS encoding carboxypeptidase regulatory-like domain-containing protein, giving the protein MPVLRVSIGLAEFLAVLALVMTTPIAAQDQPDRGVLQLSVVDARTDAPLAYAVVGIAQANVERFTDGRGRLAVPALSPGVYQVTVRRLGFVPYRVQVSVTPGAPTVLEVRMSRVPQQLTRVRVVAASYCTSPGAPDAVRDPEVFTLVSLLRENADRYRLLAYQYPFVSMHARALGEVRDDALFIQNVDIQPIPSKTRVEYRAGSVVRRRGNQYSMGLPTILDLADDGFARTHCFFYGGATPQTTVTGEETWYRLDVRADDKMDTPDVHGAFYLDSATSQLRKMDLELSRPDKLPRQLATIATVHVSTGFVEIASGLSVIQTVCAVTRLRPSDKAADSASRAVLPTELQQLTSYVFTTPPPDVPTKQSFEAPEWRSQTYMSRKAIWCEE
- a CDS encoding Xaa-Pro dipeptidyl-peptidase, with protein sequence MLVTSRFAVAFAVLLPAHLTSAQLASAQPAPPASGMPAAPVFANGMAQVVPAFQDTTKWIRQDLWVETDLDTDRDGKKDRVHVDVTRPGQTATDGLKVSILYGSSPYFAGTSRDDSNWDVKQELGEPSPKRRPLVPPQYQPDRHRISNALVNEWVPRGFAVVHSSATGTGLSQGCATVGDYPERAPMKFVIDWLNGSAKGYTTPTGGDEVSATSWSTGKVGMIGTSYEGTLPLAAATSGVKGLEVVVPVSPNTSYYHYYRANGLVRSPGGYLGEDVDVLYDFIVSGEPTVRAKCDSIWRDGIMAGPKGQDRATGDFNDFWASRDLLPHVKNIKAAVLLAHGLNDYNVTPDHSVRIYNEMKARGLPVSIYLHQGGHGGNPPADMLNRWFSHYLYGVDNGVQNDASAWIVQDASAQAPGAVAAAPGRGRVSTPPTPFASFPVPGSVPVTLRPLAGGSSIGALSYASSGTGNEKLVDDVAFSGSALASAAQSPNRLLYATPVLTDTVHISGTARVTLRVASSVKAANLSVWLVMLPYDSARAGSQSHVGSITHGWADIQNAKSLKKGGVYASKKSGKALSPGKFYDLTFDLEPDDEFVPAGKQLAVMIMSSDREFTLWPKAGAELTIDLAKSSFSIPIVGGVGALQKAGMK